A region of Paenibacillus sp. JNUCC-31 DNA encodes the following proteins:
- a CDS encoding DUF3934 family protein, whose amino-acid sequence MSKAKGKGGTGRGTGKKGWNRWQAAANRAKSAPKPYKSKGTKNKTDAETPSDKSV is encoded by the coding sequence ATGAGTAAAGCAAAAGGAAAAGGCGGCACCGGCCGTGGTACTGGCAAAAAAGGCTGGAACCGTTGGCAAGCCGCCGCTAACCGGGCGAAAAGTGCCCCGAAGCCATATAAAAGTAAAGGTACGAAGAATAAAACCGATGCTGAAACGCCAAGTGACAAGTCCGTGTAA
- a CDS encoding glycoside hydrolase family 1 protein: protein MKHTQLKPFPKDFFWGGSTSAYQFEGAWNEDGKGPSVIDMGNHVEGVTDFKVTSDHYHMYKEDVALMAEMGFKAYRFSIAWTRIYPQGAGEVNPKGLAFYDSLINELIKYGIEPIVTMYHFDLPYALEEKGGWSNRATIEAFEQYAKTLYENYGDRVKYWLTINEQNMLILHPGSLGTLDTTLVDPQKTLYQQNHHMLVAQAKAMVLCHEMLPEAKIGPAPNIGVIYPASSKPEDTLAADNYAAIRNWLYLDMAVYGRYNHIAWSYLEEKGYTPVIEDGDMDLLAQGNPDFIAFNYYTSQTVGESLNDGNDFSHTGDQHEIVGEPGAYRGSVNPNLQKTEFGWEIDPVGFRSTLRQIYSRYHLPLIVTENGLGAFDKLEEGDVVNDPYRIEFFNKHIEQIQLAITDGVDVFGFCPWSAIDLVSTHQGSSKRYGFIYVEREEFDIKELRRIRKQSFHWYQKLIETNGEVR from the coding sequence ATGAAGCATACCCAACTCAAGCCATTTCCCAAAGATTTCTTCTGGGGAGGTTCAACCTCCGCCTATCAGTTCGAGGGAGCCTGGAACGAAGATGGCAAAGGCCCTTCAGTCATCGACATGGGCAATCATGTGGAAGGCGTAACCGACTTCAAGGTAACAAGTGATCACTATCATATGTACAAGGAAGATGTAGCGCTGATGGCCGAAATGGGCTTCAAAGCCTATCGCTTCTCCATCGCCTGGACACGCATCTATCCGCAAGGAGCAGGTGAAGTGAACCCGAAAGGTCTCGCATTTTACGATTCTCTCATTAATGAGTTAATTAAATACGGCATTGAGCCCATTGTGACCATGTATCACTTTGATCTTCCATATGCACTTGAAGAAAAAGGGGGCTGGTCCAACCGCGCAACAATAGAAGCCTTTGAACAATATGCCAAAACCCTTTATGAGAACTACGGTGACCGGGTCAAATATTGGCTGACCATCAACGAACAAAATATGCTGATCCTGCATCCCGGCTCTCTGGGTACATTGGATACAACGCTTGTTGATCCGCAAAAAACGCTGTATCAGCAAAATCATCACATGCTGGTCGCTCAAGCCAAAGCCATGGTCCTGTGTCACGAGATGCTTCCTGAAGCCAAAATCGGCCCAGCTCCCAATATCGGTGTAATCTATCCCGCGAGTTCCAAACCGGAGGATACGCTCGCTGCTGATAACTATGCTGCCATTCGAAACTGGCTCTATCTCGATATGGCGGTATATGGACGCTACAATCATATTGCCTGGAGTTATCTCGAAGAAAAAGGATATACCCCTGTCATTGAAGATGGAGACATGGATCTTCTGGCTCAAGGAAACCCTGACTTTATTGCATTCAACTACTACACTTCCCAAACCGTTGGTGAAAGTCTGAACGATGGCAATGACTTCTCCCATACAGGAGATCAGCACGAAATCGTCGGTGAACCAGGCGCATATAGAGGATCTGTAAATCCAAATCTGCAAAAGACTGAATTTGGTTGGGAAATTGATCCCGTTGGTTTCCGTTCAACACTGCGCCAGATCTATTCCCGTTATCATCTGCCATTGATCGTTACCGAGAATGGTCTGGGTGCATTTGATAAACTGGAGGAAGGCGACGTGGTCAACGACCCGTACCGCATCGAGTTTTTCAATAAACATATCGAACAGATTCAACTGGCTATTACAGACGGTGTAGATGTATTTGGCTTCTGCCCTTGGTCTGCGATTGACCTGGTCAGCACACATCAGGGATCAAGCAAACGTTATGGATTCATCTACGTGGAGCGGGAAGAATTCGATATCAAAGAATTAAGACGCATTCGAAAACAGAGCTTCCATTGGTATCAAAAACTGATCGAAACCAATGGAGAAGTCCGTTAA
- a CDS encoding methyl-accepting chemotaxis protein: MLLDKIRWSTLPFFAKNLVISFGSIMLIGVILITAGYQLQKNILSQQLYEQAEVTTQKWFDDLDTDKVLEAVNEKSYSGPVQKELREYLDSIHELYPNIAQAYIFGTELKEGNQTSIIAIPTNLLGPFEESNMAAGSMYPLPQKNVIALEGMKKDEKPALSSFYTDEYGTWTTIMYPIKNAEGKMYAALYFDVDANAVPKGLHKLITYSSIFLIGFLILFMILQYILLKKTLKPIRDLMKGIETASAGNLDVTIQTGRDDLGIINEKFNTMIQRFNDTMFKVQTTSYHLSDSSKKLLDISEKNNDNIQMISSNIRDISHGLRSQDKASVESARAMTEMSTVVQTIASSSADVADEALSMEQRSNSGHEIMQQVIEQMRLISGAVKHTSESIQSLESRSNEISSIVNMITQIAEQTNLLALNASIEAARVGEEGKGFAVVAGEVRKLAEQSQDSAKQIRTLIDGIQRDILQSAEAMQLGSQEVEKGSHVTMETGQFFEDILTATNKVANQIQDISSSTEEISASTQEMSATADELSASVSKAAHSSKQIEQSIAEQESSMASIVAASDELSAVSGQLQELISFFKVRAN, from the coding sequence ATGTTGTTAGATAAGATACGGTGGAGTACTCTTCCCTTCTTTGCTAAAAATCTCGTTATTTCATTCGGCAGCATTATGTTAATTGGGGTTATCCTGATTACAGCGGGATATCAACTGCAAAAGAATATTTTGAGTCAACAATTGTACGAGCAAGCTGAGGTTACGACTCAGAAATGGTTTGATGATCTGGACACAGACAAAGTACTTGAAGCAGTAAATGAGAAAAGTTATTCCGGACCTGTTCAGAAAGAATTAAGAGAATACCTGGATTCCATCCATGAGCTATATCCCAATATTGCACAAGCCTATATCTTCGGCACTGAACTGAAGGAAGGAAATCAGACGTCCATCATCGCGATTCCTACCAACCTGCTCGGGCCATTTGAAGAAAGCAATATGGCAGCAGGTTCAATGTATCCATTACCACAGAAAAATGTTATAGCTCTTGAAGGTATGAAAAAAGACGAGAAGCCTGCATTAAGCAGCTTTTATACGGACGAATATGGTACTTGGACTACGATTATGTACCCTATTAAAAATGCCGAAGGAAAAATGTACGCTGCACTTTACTTCGACGTTGATGCAAACGCAGTTCCAAAAGGACTTCATAAGCTGATTACATACAGTAGTATTTTCCTTATCGGTTTCCTGATCTTGTTTATGATACTGCAATATATTCTATTGAAGAAAACACTTAAGCCAATCCGTGATCTCATGAAAGGTATTGAGACTGCAAGCGCAGGCAATCTGGATGTAACCATCCAAACCGGACGGGATGATCTGGGAATTATCAATGAAAAATTCAATACGATGATTCAGCGATTCAATGACACGATGTTCAAAGTGCAAACGACATCCTATCACCTCTCTGATTCATCCAAAAAATTATTAGATATTTCCGAGAAAAATAATGATAACATCCAGATGATCAGCAGTAATATCCGGGACATCTCTCACGGCCTTCGCTCTCAGGATAAGGCCAGCGTGGAAAGTGCCCGAGCAATGACGGAAATGTCTACCGTTGTACAGACCATTGCCAGCAGTTCTGCAGATGTAGCGGATGAAGCCCTAAGCATGGAACAACGTTCTAATTCAGGACATGAAATCATGCAACAGGTCATTGAACAGATGCGCCTGATTTCGGGTGCGGTGAAGCACACATCGGAATCCATACAGTCTTTGGAAAGCCGCTCCAACGAAATTAGCAGCATCGTGAATATGATTACACAAATTGCGGAACAGACTAATTTGCTCGCCCTGAATGCTTCCATTGAGGCAGCTCGTGTTGGTGAGGAAGGCAAAGGGTTCGCGGTGGTTGCAGGGGAAGTACGCAAACTCGCTGAACAGTCACAGGATTCTGCCAAACAGATCCGTACCTTAATTGACGGCATTCAGCGCGATATCCTTCAATCTGCCGAAGCTATGCAGCTTGGCTCCCAAGAAGTGGAGAAGGGATCTCATGTCACTATGGAGACGGGGCAATTCTTTGAAGATATTTTAACAGCTACAAACAAAGTCGCTAACCAAATTCAGGATATCTCCAGCTCAACCGAAGAAATATCCGCCAGCACACAGGAAATGTCCGCTACTGCGGATGAGTTGTCTGCGAGCGTCAGCAAAGCAGCACATAGCAGCAAACAGATCGAGCAATCCATTGCCGAACAGGAGTCATCCATGGCTTCCATTGTTGCTGCCTCTGATGAACTCTCGGCTGTATCGGGCCAATTGCAAGAACTGATCTCCTTCTTTAAAGTAAGGGCAAACTAG
- a CDS encoding TetR/AcrR family transcriptional regulator, whose protein sequence is MNKKQLQTEQTKKKLADASRALFVQKGYKATSIEDIVAATGSSKGNIYYHFKSKEGLFLYLIDEWDREWEENWAAKEHLYHTSTEKIYGLTEQLVLDDMNHPLTKAADEFFTGEKKENDIEERIALMFERHIQFNKQLVEQGIESGEFKADNADNLALILESTIIGLSQLSRGMEPEQALALYRQAASVFLYGIAKDKA, encoded by the coding sequence ATGAATAAAAAGCAACTACAAACCGAACAGACCAAGAAGAAACTTGCGGATGCCTCAAGAGCCCTTTTTGTGCAAAAAGGATATAAAGCAACGTCCATTGAAGATATTGTGGCTGCGACGGGCAGCAGCAAAGGAAATATTTATTACCATTTCAAAAGCAAGGAAGGTCTGTTTCTCTACCTGATTGATGAGTGGGATCGGGAGTGGGAAGAGAATTGGGCGGCCAAGGAACATCTGTATCATACGTCTACGGAGAAGATTTACGGCTTGACGGAACAATTGGTCCTTGATGACATGAATCACCCGCTGACGAAGGCGGCAGATGAGTTTTTCACCGGAGAAAAGAAAGAAAACGATATTGAAGAACGCATAGCTTTGATGTTTGAGCGGCATATTCAATTTAACAAACAATTGGTGGAACAGGGGATAGAGAGCGGAGAGTTCAAGGCGGACAACGCAGACAATCTTGCTCTCATTCTGGAAAGTACCATTATTGGACTTAGTCAGCTGTCGCGCGGAATGGAGCCAGAACAGGCTCTTGCCTTGTATCGTCAGGCGGCTAGCGTATTCTTGTATGGAATAGCAAAAGATAAAGCTTAA
- a CDS encoding MFS transporter, whose amino-acid sequence MALLTRNRGALLLLMFNIFLVFTGIGLVVPIMPAYMDLLQITGFTVGLLVAAFSFTQFLFSPVAGRWSDILGRKKIIVGGMLIFAVSEFMFGAVNAPSLLFAARMLGGIGAAMIFPAVMAYTADITTEEERGRGMGLINAAITTGFIIGPGIGGYIADFGIRIPFYAAGIAGLLASIITLIILPESTRITGEQTKPVAGAPKVKSPGMVSQLLHSYREPYFFSLIIVFVMAFGLANYETVFSLFVDHKFGFTTKDIAFIITFGSIAGAVVQVSLIGWLLNRFGEKKVISVCLLFVAVFVLLTLFVNTYWMILVVTFIVFLGMDILRPAISTQMSKLAEEQQGFVAGLNSAYTSLGNIAGPIVAGALFDVNINYPYVSAAAVLAICFLLSLRVLRGVKSTGSAKAEM is encoded by the coding sequence ATGGCATTACTAACACGGAACAGGGGCGCATTGCTGCTGTTGATGTTTAATATTTTTCTCGTTTTTACAGGAATAGGGCTAGTTGTGCCCATTATGCCTGCGTACATGGATCTACTGCAAATCACCGGCTTCACGGTTGGTTTGCTGGTCGCAGCATTTTCCTTCACGCAGTTTCTGTTTTCTCCGGTTGCGGGCCGTTGGTCTGACATCCTGGGACGCAAAAAAATTATCGTTGGCGGCATGTTAATCTTTGCTGTATCGGAGTTTATGTTTGGTGCTGTGAATGCACCATCGCTGCTCTTCGCGGCCCGGATGCTTGGCGGAATCGGTGCAGCGATGATTTTTCCGGCAGTTATGGCGTATACCGCAGATATTACCACAGAGGAAGAACGCGGAAGAGGTATGGGATTAATCAATGCGGCAATTACTACAGGATTTATCATTGGTCCGGGGATCGGCGGATATATCGCTGACTTTGGCATTCGGATTCCTTTCTATGCCGCAGGTATTGCAGGTTTGCTGGCATCCATCATTACGTTAATCATTTTGCCCGAATCGACCAGAATTACCGGAGAGCAAACCAAACCTGTTGCGGGTGCACCGAAGGTCAAAAGCCCGGGCATGGTTTCCCAGTTGCTGCATTCGTACCGGGAGCCTTACTTTTTCAGTTTGATTATCGTATTTGTCATGGCGTTTGGTCTGGCTAACTATGAGACGGTCTTTTCGCTGTTTGTGGATCATAAATTTGGCTTCACCACCAAGGATATTGCATTTATTATAACGTTTGGTTCCATTGCAGGAGCGGTGGTGCAGGTCTCACTGATTGGCTGGCTGTTAAACCGATTTGGTGAGAAAAAAGTCATTTCAGTCTGCTTGCTCTTTGTCGCAGTATTTGTACTGTTGACTCTGTTTGTGAACACCTACTGGATGATTCTTGTCGTAACGTTTATCGTTTTCCTTGGTATGGATATATTGCGTCCGGCAATCAGTACGCAGATGTCCAAACTGGCGGAAGAACAGCAGGGTTTTGTGGCCGGATTGAACTCAGCTTATACAAGTTTGGGAAATATCGCGGGTCCAATTGTAGCGGGAGCACTATTTGATGTGAATATTAACTACCCTTACGTTTCGGCAGCCGCCGTTCTGGCAATCTGTTTCCTTTTATCTCTGCGGGTGTTAAGAGGTGTTAAATCCACAGGTAGTGCCAAAGCAGAAATGTAA